In the genome of Bosea sp. ANAM02, the window GCGTTCCCACCTGTCGGGATCCGGAAACCTCTGAAATAGCTCAAACGCTGCCTGTCCTTCGGATGGGAACGAATTGGGCCATTCCGGACTTAACCGGTGCGACCCATGAGTGACATCGGTGAGACGATGGAGGCAACCCAGCGGCTCGCCCGGCGCGAGGGCACCGGAGTTCAACTCACGCCTGAGGCCGAGCGCGCGGTCCGGAATGGCGGGAAGCCGCCAGCGAGCTGAATATTGCGAAGCCGACGCTTGCCGCGAGGATGGCGGAACCATGCCGCCTCGAAGCCGGTTGCGCCGGGGTGCACTGAGGAGGTCCCGTCATGACGATCGAGCCGATTATCGCAGGAGGCAAGCGGAGCGCCCGGCGCGGTCGCCCAGTCGCAATCGAAGATCGTGAGCAATACGTGGCGGCGGCGCGGGCGTGCCAGTTGTCCGATTACCCGGAAGGCACCGCCGAAGCGATGGAGCTTGCCGCTTTGGTCGAAGCCATCCTGGTGTGGGAGCAATCCAATGCCGACGCGTTGCACTAGCCGAGGCTGAGATGGGCGATCTCAACGCGGACGAAGCGGTTCTCGTCAAACGCCTCGTCGAGATCATTGCGACCGAAGGTCTCGTTCATCCCCAACGGCTCGATCCCGGAGCGTCGCTGGAAGCTGATCTCGGGCTGTCGCTGGACGACCTCACCTTGATCGGGAATGCGGTCGAGCGCGAGTTCGATTGCGACATGGTTCCGGATGACGAGATGGAAGCCTGCCGCAGCGTCAGGCAACTCGTCGATCTGATCGTGGGGCGCATTGCGGCGAAGTCAGCGTCGGAACCGTCGCAGGGAGGCGGCTTCGGGAAACCTCCAGGATAGAGGGTGGCCTGAATGTTGGTTCGGCTATCCGCGCCAATGCGGTCGCCCCCGGGCCGATCTGGACGCCGCTCATTCCGTCGACCTTGCCGCCGGAGAGCGTCAGCCAATTCGGCAAGCAGGTCCCGATGCAGCGTCCCGGCCAGCCAGCCGAACTCGCGACGGCCTATGTCATGCTGGCTGATCCGCTTTCTAGCTATGTCTCGGGCGCGACCGTCGCCGTGACCGGCGGCCGGCCGATCATCTGAGGTCCACGGAAAAGACGAGGGCAGGCCTTTGGCCGAAAAGCTGCAAGCCTATCGCGCCAAGCGCGATTTCAGGAAGACCAAGGAGCCGAGCGACGCGATCGCGGTGGCTCCTTCAAACCGGCTGCGCTTCGTCATCCAGAAGCATGACGCAACGCGGCTGCATTACGACCTGCGCCTGGAGCTGGATGGCGTCTTCAAATCCTGGGCCGTGACCAGGGGGCCGTCGCTCGACCCCGGCGACAAGCGCCTCGCCGTCGAGGTCGAAGATCACCCGCTGGCCTATGGCGATTTCGAGGGGACGATCCCGAAGGGGCAATATGGCGGTGGCACCGTCCAGCTCTGGGATCGTGGCTACTGGGAGGCGGAGGGCAAGCTCAGTCCGCAGCGACAACTCGAAAAGGGCGACCTCAAGTTCACGCTCGATGGCAAGCGGTTGCAGGGCAGCTTCGTCTTGGTGCGCATGAAGCATGACCGCGACGGCGGCAAGCGCACTAACTGGCTCCTGATCAAGCATCGCGACGACCATGCGGTGGATTCCGATGGCGATGCGGTCCTGAAAGCCGATGCCTCGGTGGCCTCGGGTCGGACGATGAAGGCGATCGCGGCCGGGCGCGGCCGATCGCCCAAGCCTTTTCTGATGGCCGGGCAAGCCGTCGATGCCGATGCCGTCTGGGATAGCAAGCAGGGTCTGGCGGCGCAGGCGCGCGCAGGTAAGCCGGCACAACCCAAGGCTGCAGGTCGAGCCCCGAAAGCGCGCCGCGCTACAGCTGCCGACCTGCCGAATTTCATCGCGCCTCAGCTCTGCCGGAGCGTCGAGCGGCCGCCGGCGGGCAGCGGCTGGGTCCATGAGATCAAATTCGACGGCTATCGCATCCAGGCGCGTGTTGCTGCCGGCAAGGTCACATTGAAGACTCGCAAGGGGCTCGACTGGACGAGGAGGTTCGGGGCCGTGGCCAAGGCGTTCAAGGGCCTGCCGGACTGCGTCATCGACGGCGAGATCGTCGCGCTCGACGATCATGGCGCGCCGGATTTCGCCGCTTTGCAGGCGGCGCTATCCGAGGAGCAGACCGAAAACCTCGTCTTCTTCGCCTTCGATTTGCTGTTCCTCGACGGTGAGGACTGGCGCGAGAGACCTCTTCTCGCCCGCAAGCCAAGGCTGGAGGCACTGCTGGACGACGCGGCCGATGGCGCTACGCTGCGCTATGTCGAGCATTTCGAGACCGGCGGCGATGCCGTGTTGAAATCCGCGTGCCGCTTGTCTCTGGAGGGCATCGTCTCAAAGCGAGGCGATGCGCCCTACACTTCGGGTCGCAACGATAGCTGGACGAAAGCCAAATGCCGCGCCGGCCATGAGGTCGTCATCGGCGGCTGGGCGACCACGGCCGGTAAATTCCGCTCGCTGCTCGTCGGCGTCCATCGCGGTCCGCATTTCATCTATATCGGCCGGGTCGGCACGGGCTATGGCGCGGCCACGGTCGAGAAGCTGCTGCCGCACCTGAAAGAACGCGAGGCCAAGACCTCCCCGTTCACCGGCAAGGGCGCGCCCCGGCGAGCTTCGGGGGTGCATTGGGTCGAGCCCGTCCTCGTCGCCGAGATCGAATTTGCGGGCTGGACCGGCGACGGCATGGTTCGGCAGGCCGCCTTCAAAGGCTTGCGGGAGGACAAGCCGGCGGCGGAGGTCGAGACCGATTTGCCTGCGCCACCGGAGAAAGCAGAACCGCCCAAGCCCGCGCCGGGACGTGGCGGACGGATCGATATCCTGGGCGTGCCCCTGTCCAAGCCCGACAAGCCGCTCTGGCCCGATGCCGAGGATGGCAAGCCCGTCACGAAGCTCGACGTCGCCCGCTATTTCGAAGCCGTCGGGCCCTGGCTGCTACCGCATATCCAGGGCCGGCCCTGTTCGCTATTGCGGGCACCCGACGGGATCGAGGGCGAGGTCTTCTTCCAGCGCCATGCCGGCCTCGGCACTTCCAGCCTGTTCGAGCTGGTGAAGATTTCCGGTGACAGGAAATCCTATCTCCAGATCGACCGGATCGAGGCGCTGATCGCAACCGCCCAGATCGGCGGAATCGAGCTACATCCCTGGAATTGCCGGCCGGGCGAGCCGGAGGTTCCGGGGCGGTTGGTCTTCGACCTCGATCCGGGACCGGCCGTTCCTTTCGACGCCGTGATCGCGGCAGCCAAGACGATGAAGGAGCGGCTTGATGCTCTGGGCCTCGTCAGCTTCTGCAAGACCACCGGCGGCAAGGGACTGCATGTCGTGACCCCGCTGGCGAAGCCTCGCCGCGGCGGCCCGGACTGGCCGGCAGCTAAGGACTTCGCGCGCCGTCTCTGTGCGGATATCGCCGCGGACGAGCCGGAACGCTATGTCGTCAACATGGCCAAGCGCCTTCGCAAAGGGCGCATATTCCTCGACTATCTCCGCAACGACCGCATGGCGACGGCTGTTGCGCCCTTGTCGCCCCGCGCCCGACCGGGAGCGCACGCCTCGATGCCGCTGACCTGGCCGCAGGTGAAATCTGGGCTCGATCCCGCCCGCTACACCATCCGCACGGTTCCGAAGCTGCTAGGGGGAAACAAGGCCTGGGCGGATTATGAGGAAGCCGAGCGGCCTTTGGCGGATGCGATCAAAAAGCTCGGCCGCTCCTGATTGACGCCCCGCTGTGTCGGAACGGATCGGCAGCCGATGCGTTTCGCGTCCGATCGGAGAACCGTCCATGGCCCAGCATACATTTTGGAAAGGCTATCTCAAACTGTCGCTCGTGACCTGTCCGGTCGCGATGATGCCGGCGCGCTCCGAGAGCCAGAAAGTCCGCTTTCACACGCTCAACCGCAAGACAGGGCACCGCATCCAAAGCCGCTTCGTCGACGCCGTCACCGGCAAGCCGGTCGCCGATGCCGACGAGGTCAAAGGCTATCCCAAGGGGGATGACGACTACGTCATGCTCGAGGATGACGAGCTCGACGCCGTCGCGCTGGAGAGCACGCGCACAATCGATATCGAGCTGTTCGCGCCGCGCTCCTCCGTTGGCTGGATCTGGTACGACACGCCGCATTACCTCGTGCCGGACGGCAAGATCGGCGACGAAGCCTTCTCGGTTATCCGCGAGGCGATGAAGGCGACCAGGACGGTCGGTATCTCTCGCGTTGTCCTCTACCGGCGTGAGCGTGCCGTCCTGTTGGAGCCGCGCGACAGGGGCATTGTGTTATGGACCTTGCGCTATGGCGACGAAGTCCGCGACGAGAAGGATTATTTCGC includes:
- the ligD gene encoding DNA ligase D, whose protein sequence is MAEKLQAYRAKRDFRKTKEPSDAIAVAPSNRLRFVIQKHDATRLHYDLRLELDGVFKSWAVTRGPSLDPGDKRLAVEVEDHPLAYGDFEGTIPKGQYGGGTVQLWDRGYWEAEGKLSPQRQLEKGDLKFTLDGKRLQGSFVLVRMKHDRDGGKRTNWLLIKHRDDHAVDSDGDAVLKADASVASGRTMKAIAAGRGRSPKPFLMAGQAVDADAVWDSKQGLAAQARAGKPAQPKAAGRAPKARRATAADLPNFIAPQLCRSVERPPAGSGWVHEIKFDGYRIQARVAAGKVTLKTRKGLDWTRRFGAVAKAFKGLPDCVIDGEIVALDDHGAPDFAALQAALSEEQTENLVFFAFDLLFLDGEDWRERPLLARKPRLEALLDDAADGATLRYVEHFETGGDAVLKSACRLSLEGIVSKRGDAPYTSGRNDSWTKAKCRAGHEVVIGGWATTAGKFRSLLVGVHRGPHFIYIGRVGTGYGAATVEKLLPHLKEREAKTSPFTGKGAPRRASGVHWVEPVLVAEIEFAGWTGDGMVRQAAFKGLREDKPAAEVETDLPAPPEKAEPPKPAPGRGGRIDILGVPLSKPDKPLWPDAEDGKPVTKLDVARYFEAVGPWLLPHIQGRPCSLLRAPDGIEGEVFFQRHAGLGTSSLFELVKISGDRKSYLQIDRIEALIATAQIGGIELHPWNCRPGEPEVPGRLVFDLDPGPAVPFDAVIAAAKTMKERLDALGLVSFCKTTGGKGLHVVTPLAKPRRGGPDWPAAKDFARRLCADIAADEPERYVVNMAKRLRKGRIFLDYLRNDRMATAVAPLSPRARPGAHASMPLTWPQVKSGLDPARYTIRTVPKLLGGNKAWADYEEAERPLADAIKKLGRS
- a CDS encoding Ku protein; amino-acid sequence: MAQHTFWKGYLKLSLVTCPVAMMPARSESQKVRFHTLNRKTGHRIQSRFVDAVTGKPVADADEVKGYPKGDDDYVMLEDDELDAVALESTRTIDIELFAPRSSVGWIWYDTPHYLVPDGKIGDEAFSVIREAMKATRTVGISRVVLYRRERAVLLEPRDRGIVLWTLRYGDEVRDEKDYFADIKKAKPEPDMRALMEKLITSRTKDWSPELAQDPVQDELLDLIKAKQKGRKPARKTKHAANEGNVISIMDALKRSLEPRK